Proteins from a single region of Trichoderma asperellum chromosome 3, complete sequence:
- a CDS encoding uncharacterized protein (EggNog:ENOG41~TransMembrane:12 (i48-64o84-105i126-145o175-196i208-230o255-272i293-318o338-362i397-415o421-444i456-480o492-511i)), whose product MASNSSINKDPNIMKLVDPQDLDTVDQATRDAVDLAALGHSQALSRKFDIWSMLALAFCVLGTYSTEAQDLSSGLTNGGPVAVLWGLVVVTIFNLCVAVSMGELCSSMPTALGQAFWISQLSQTPLGRFTAYMCAWINTFGWWTLTASQNAFMTEFVLGMKVMFDPDWDGANKGWVQFLVYVGITVAFTAINHVGCRNEKFLPGFNNFVGVWYVGLFFVIGLALLISVGIKHDLEYQSAKFVFATWINQSGWPDGVTWFIGLVQGAYGLTAFDSVIHMVEEIPAPRKNGPKTMYLSVLCGAISGFIFMVMCLFTIQSLDNVLNPPTGLPFVELLQETVGLNGAAVLVALFIFNGMGQGVSVLTSASRLTWSFARDGGIPYAAYFSHVDPTWKVPVRALWLQAFIISLVGILYLFANTVLEAILSVSTIALTVSYGMPIVVLLMVGRDKLPPGEFKLGRFGLPLNVISIIYCVITTVFFLFPGEPNPAPADMNYAIAVFGVMLVAAIGFWFVKGRISFMQMDDELMGEAVRELSYDEPNVRVDKSADTK is encoded by the coding sequence AtggccagcaacagcagcatcaacaaagACCCCAACATCATGAAGCTCGTCGACCCCCAAGACCTCGACACCGTCGACCAAGCCACCCGCGATGCCGTCGACCTCGCCGCCCTCGGCCACAGCCAGGCCCTCTCCCGCAAGTTCGACATCTGGAGCATGCTCGCCCTCGCCTTCTGCGTCCTGGGCACCTACTCGACCGAGGCCCAGGACCTCTCCAGCGGCCTCACCAACGGCGGGCCCGTCGCCGTGCTCTGGGGCCTCGTCGTCGTGACCATCTTCAACCTCTGCGTCGCCGTGTCCATGGGCGAGCTGTGCAGCAGCATGCCCACCGCGCTGGGACAGGCCTTTTGGATCTCGCAGCTGAGCCAGACGCCGCTGGGGCGGTTCACCGCGTACATGTGTGCGTGGATCAACACGTTTGGGTGGTGGACCTTGACGGCGTCTCAGAACGCCTTCATGACGGAGTTTGTTCTCGGCATGAAGGTCATGTTCGATCCGGATTGGGACGGTGCGAACAAGGGCTGGGTGCAGTTCCTCGTCTATGTCGGCATCACCGTTGCCTTTACTGCCATCAACCATGTTGGCTGCCGCAACGAAAAGTTCCTGCCCGGCTTCAACAACTTTGTCGGCGTCTGGTATGTCGGATTGTTCTTCGTGATTGGGCTTGCGCTGCTCATCTCTGTCGGGATCAAACACGATCTCGAGTACCAGTCGGCCAAGTTTGTGTTTGCCACTTGGATCAACCAGTCCGGTTGGCCGGACGGTGTTACTTGGTTCATTGGCCTCGTCCAGGGTGCCTATGGTCTCACAGCATTCGACTCGGTCATCCACATGGTTGAAGAGATCCCTGCACCTCGCAAGAATGGACCAAAGACCATGTACCTATCCGTCCTCTGCGGTGCCATTTCTGGATTCATCTTCATGGTCATGTGCCTCTTTACCATCCAGAGCCTGGATAATGTTCTGAATCCCCCTACAGGCCTTCCGTTTGTCGAGCTTCTGCAAGAAACTGTTGGACTCAACGGCGCTGCTGTTTTGGttgccctcttcatcttcaacggAATGGGCCAGGGAGTCAGTGTCCTAACCTCTGCTTCTCGCCTTACATGGAGTTTCGCCCGTGATGGTGGTATTCCCTACGCCGCGTACTTTTCCCACGTTGACCCTACCTGGAAGGTCCCAGTTCGTGCTTTGTGGCTTCAAGCATTCATCATCAGCCTCGTTGGTATCCTATACCTTTTTGCAAACACTGTCCTTGAAGCCATTCTTAGCGTCAGCACCATTGCCCTGACTGTATCATACGGCATGCCTATTGTTGTTCTTCTCATGGTTGGCCGTGACAAGCTACCGCCAGGAGAGTTTAAGTTGGGAAGATTTGGCTTGCCTCTCAACGTAATCTCCATTATTTACTGTGTTATCACAACAgtattcttcctcttccctgGCGAACCTAACCCCGCCCCGGCCGATATGAACTACGCCATTGCTGTCTTTGGCGTCATGCTCGtcgctgccattggcttCTGGTTCGTCAAGGGCCGGATTTCATTCATGCAAATGGATGATGAGCTGATGGGCGAGGCTGTGCGCGAGCTCTCATATGATGAGCCAAATGTTCGTGTGGATAAATCAGCAGATACTAAGTAG
- a CDS encoding uncharacterized protein (MEROPS:MER0045469), with amino-acid sequence MLPEPSFTLTIPSIHDGTTLDCRVYHPDSFYVDGAPPWKRHAVVFAHPYAPLGGSFDDPLLDIVAEQLLRKGYLLGTFNFRGAGRSAGRTSWTAKPECNDYTSFVGFMAHYLHRLDPFRRRVTEPPSEKAVPPLLMMAGYSYGAMITTQLPPLNEVLEPFTSPDCGSHAAQIRLRAESWAERQNQTLQEARGQQKGSSKTAGSSEKSSSPPVATPAKGKLSPVSGFIMPRPVYLLLSPLQGLVTHLATMSLVPSVFARQKPRQEDEAEAKLVRNPTLAVFGDGDIFVPVGKLRAWVGRLSSQPGSQFQGHEIGSAGHFWAEEGVLNSMLDLVCDFAYKLYDSN; translated from the exons atgctgcccGAGCCTTCATTCACGCTGACCATTCCCAGCATCCACGATGGGACCACGTTGGACTGTCGAGTCTACCACCCGGACTCGTTCTATGTAGACGGAGCGCCGCCCTGGAAACGCCACGCCGTTGTTTTTGCACATCCTTATGCTCCCCTGGGCGGGAGCTTTGATGATCCACTGCTGGATATAGTGGCTGAACAGCTGCTTCGTAAAGGGTACTTGCTTGGGACGTTCAATTTCAG AGGTGCTGGTCGGTCTGCCGGAAGAACATCATGGACGGCAAAGCCGGAATGCAACGACTACACCAGCTTCGTTGGCTTCATGGCACATTATCTCCATCGTCTAGATCCATTTCGTCGCCGCGTGACAGAGCCGCCATCAGAGAAGGCAGTGCCGCCGCtcttgatgatggcgggTTACTCTTATGGAGCAATGATAACTACCCAACTTCCACCCCTTAATGAAGTCCTTGAGCCGTTCACCTCTCCGGACTGTGGATCTCACGCTGCTCAAATACGGCTGCGGGCTGAAAGTTGGGCTGAGAGACAGAACCAAACGCTGCAGGAGGCTCGCGGACAGCAGAAAGGCTCCTCCAAGACTGCAGGCAGTTCCGAGAAATCATCTAGTCCGCCTGTAGCAACGCCAGCAAAAGGCAAGCTCTCACCAGTAAGCGGCTTCATCATGCCCCGGCCAGTCTATCTCCTCTTGTCCCCACTGCAGGGCCTCGTCACGCATCTCGCAACCATGTCATTAGTCCCGTCGGTGTTTGCAAGGCAAAAGCCACGTCAGGAAGACGAGGCGGAGGCTAAGCTGGTGCGAAATCCCACCCTGGCCGTCTTCGGAGACGGCGACATCTTCGTGCCTGTTGGCAAGCTGCGTGCCTGGGTGGGACGGCTGAGCTCGCAGCCGGGATCGCAGTTCCAGGGACACGAGATTGGATCGGCAGGGCATTTCTGGGCGGAGGAGGGTGTGCTGAATTCTATGCTGGACTTGGTTTGTGATTTTGCGTATAAGCTGTACGACAGCAATTAG
- a CDS encoding uncharacterized protein (TransMembrane:2 (i41-59o496-515i)~BUSCO:EOG092D2Z0K) has translation MASGESEQLQAPGDSAPAPAAAAEPTLPPPEKRSAINQRSYVVLSFWLVVLLLGVPFWWKTTAIYRADLPLDSMLKWADGKACRPVFPLQISIQADSLQEQEAQNLIRLTQHALDDLNDFSGHHLRLELAPRNAPIRRDDFQTALTIRLNPGTSSSASLNQDSAVLDITYPPNYVPSLTSPSSPLASYITNELRATFAEEQSIISYLLSTSSMSTGVRPQGLSAEAAEALSKRTTRSLRYAPTYHLTFSLFTDRGLPNTWDIEAALDEYIRPMLEVLRPIHNFTIDTQVQLYAVPGVQSQVLNKEHLSSFINAAEWPLSPSIGKAPTVNFVIYIGNQTIGLDAETETSQSWMIPQWGTVYLLSQPDTESHVSTATLKQPMLTFGGHLLSLLGTPQSGSLPLRLSTLGRIRSTDLLLRASSTLGSLARLSLALPSISIPRSVADGVSKTMHHLELACADLGGPEGLKHARIAEEEAERAFFEKSMVGQLYFPDEHKIAVYLPLLGPIFVPLIMGLINETKRIIKELKQKALDAKNKKKQ, from the exons ATGTCGTGTTATCTTTCTGGCTAGTCGTGCTTCTGCTCGGCGTGCCTTTTTGGTGGAAAACAACAGCCATATATCGCGCTGATTTGCCTCTGGATAGCATGCTGAAGTGGGCTGACGGCAAG GCCTGTCGACCTGTCTTTCCCCTCCAGATCTCGATACAGGCTGATTCCctgcaagagcaagaagcgcaGAATCTCATCCGCTTGACCCAGCATGCGTTGGACGACCTGAACGACTTCTCCGGCCACCATCTGCGCCTGGAGCTTGCGCCGCGGAACGCGCCTATTCGGAGAGACGATTTCCAAACCGCCTTGACGATTCGCCTCAACCCGGGGACAAGCAGCTCCGCATCGCTCAACCAGGACTCTGCCGTACTCGACATAACCTACCCTCCAAACTACGTTCCGTCTCTAAcgtcgccatcatctccacTTGCGTCCTACATCACCAACGAACTTCGCGCCACCTTTGCCGAGGAGCAGTCCATCATATCATACCTTCTCTCTACATCGTCCATGTCCACTGGCGTGCGCCCTCAGGGCCTGAGCGCAGAAGCTGCAGAGGCGCTTTCGAAGCGAACGACTCGATCTCTACGATACGCTCCAACCTACCATCTCACCTTTTCACTCTTCACCGATAGAGGGCTGCCCAATACTTGGGACATTGAGGCTGCCTTGGACGAGTATATCCGTCCGATGCTGGAAGTTTTGCGTCCGATCCACAACTTCACCATCGACACTCAAGTCCAACTATACGCCGTACCTGGCGTGCAATCCCAAGTGCTCAACAAAGAGCACCTGTCCTCGTTTATCAATGCTGCCGAGTGGCCGCTGTCGCCATCTATTGGTAAGGCGCCGACAGTCAACTTCGTCATATACATTGGAAATCAGACGATCGGATTGGATGCCGAGACAGAAACTTCTCAGTCATGGATGATTCCTCAATGGGGCACCGTGTACCTGCTGTCTCAGCCAGATACGGAAAGCCATGTATCTACCGCGACGCTGAAACAGCCAATGCTGACTTTTGGCGGCCACCTGCTATCACTCTTGGGCACGCCTCAGTCTGGATCACTGCCCTTGAGGCTTTCCACACTTGGCCGCATCCGATCGACTGACCTTTTGCTTCGCGCATCATCCACGCTAGGGTCGCTCGCAAGACTATCGCTCGCATTACCTTCCATCTCGATCCCTCGGAGCGTCGCGGATGGTGTCTCGAAGACGATGCATCACCTGGAACTGGCTTGCGCTGACCTTGGCGGCCCCGAAGGGTTGAAGCATGCCAGAATtgccgaggaagaggcagagagggCTTTCTTCGAGAAGAGTATGGTGGGACAGCTGTACTTCCCAGACGAGCACAAGATTGCCGTCTACCTTCCGCTGCTTGGACCGATTTTCGTGCCACTTATCATGGGACTTATTAATGAGACAAAGCGAATTATAAAGGAGCTGAAGCAGAAGGCACTGGAtgccaagaacaagaagaagcaataa